The following are encoded in a window of Haloarcula halophila genomic DNA:
- a CDS encoding non-histone chromosomal MC1 family protein, translated as MARDSDKRNFALREDGDESSVFSGGTPRQAALKAARRLEPADSEDDADRKEIKLREKGTHKVHIYEAWAWEEAAPDDKPDWMPGDITKGNVSKQGVDHLDDI; from the coding sequence ATGGCACGTGACAGTGACAAGCGCAACTTCGCGCTGCGTGAGGACGGTGACGAATCGAGCGTCTTCTCGGGCGGAACACCCCGGCAGGCTGCACTGAAGGCAGCCCGCCGGCTCGAACCGGCCGATAGTGAAGACGATGCTGACCGCAAAGAGATCAAACTCCGGGAGAAAGGGACTCACAAGGTCCACATCTACGAGGCCTGGGCTTGGGAAGAAGCGGCACCGGACGACAAGCCCGACTGGATGCCCGGTGACATCACGAAGGGTAACGTCTCGAAACAGGGCGTCGATCACCTCGACGACATCTGA
- a CDS encoding matrixin family metalloprotease, protein MNRAVAGAVLALVVVLAGCSGVGDLQQLGVVGDGEHPLAEETVTVAVDGTPRERGLTTSAIRYWNENAGQYVDFNVTFRVVAGDGSQRDPDVVVTYTESVTDCGDDDLSAGCSPRPNASTGLERPADIEVQRGLSDESTVLVAKHEFGHLLGLRHDDEPQSVMYHERDLSMRDRPNASERANPWEEARITVAVRNGSLPAEERAAYREEVAYAVAYFRSGADGTVPPNLSVRTVEDPDAADVVVTPVENSQCRNSPGSCSLVRGEDPDDDGALETYRRVEIETQGTDTDAISWHVARQLAQALGITRDELSAPLTTRDPEQRRGQWHGESPG, encoded by the coding sequence ATGAACAGAGCGGTCGCGGGTGCCGTCCTGGCACTCGTGGTGGTGCTGGCGGGCTGCAGTGGTGTGGGCGATCTCCAGCAGTTGGGGGTGGTCGGTGACGGGGAGCACCCGCTGGCCGAGGAGACCGTCACGGTCGCCGTCGACGGGACGCCACGGGAGCGGGGCCTGACCACCAGCGCCATCCGATATTGGAACGAGAACGCCGGGCAGTACGTCGATTTCAACGTCACGTTCCGGGTGGTCGCCGGCGATGGTAGCCAGCGGGACCCGGACGTCGTCGTCACGTACACGGAGTCGGTGACCGACTGCGGGGACGACGACCTCTCGGCGGGGTGTTCCCCGCGGCCGAACGCGTCGACGGGACTCGAACGACCCGCGGATATCGAGGTGCAACGCGGCTTATCCGACGAATCGACGGTCCTGGTGGCGAAACACGAGTTCGGGCATCTGCTCGGGCTGCGCCACGACGACGAGCCCCAGTCGGTGATGTACCACGAACGTGATCTCTCGATGCGTGACCGGCCCAACGCCAGCGAGCGCGCAAACCCCTGGGAGGAGGCGAGGATCACCGTCGCAGTCCGGAACGGATCACTACCGGCCGAAGAGCGCGCTGCCTACCGGGAAGAGGTGGCCTACGCGGTCGCGTACTTCCGCTCGGGAGCCGACGGGACGGTTCCGCCGAACCTCTCTGTCCGCACCGTCGAGGACCCCGACGCGGCGGACGTCGTCGTCACGCCCGTCGAGAACTCCCAGTGTCGGAACTCCCCGGGATCGTGCTCGTTGGTCCGCGGCGAGGACCCTGACGACGATGGTGCCCTAGAGACGTACAGACGGGTCGAGATCGAGACCCAGGGGACCGACACCGACGCGATCAGTTGGCACGTCGCCAGACAGCTCGCACAGGCGCTCGGAATCACCCGTGACGAACTGTCAGCCCCGCTTACGACCCGTGATCCCGAACAGCGCCGGGGACAGTGGCACGGGGAGAGCCCCGGGTGA
- a CDS encoding rubrerythrin family protein: protein MNAEDLIDAVRDDKQTELSRLGSSKMLYADTRGEMEPETVTAAAAAREQAAQETFDAWSADSDDDAAALFAEAAGDAADRLADIDVAPADRSFAVDAVLAGLDGTVERLGGLLGWTLVDQKVKEQLTGFFTGQADPQTASTYRSAGKDVAALRTEAGDLLETRCADEDDWGAAETAAADVVEAAYEEYFETLEELGVNPKPVC from the coding sequence ATGAACGCTGAGGACCTCATCGACGCAGTCCGTGACGACAAGCAGACGGAGCTTTCGCGACTTGGCTCCTCGAAGATGCTGTACGCCGACACTCGCGGCGAGATGGAACCCGAAACCGTCACCGCCGCCGCGGCCGCACGCGAGCAGGCAGCCCAGGAGACGTTCGACGCCTGGAGCGCCGACAGTGACGACGATGCCGCGGCGCTGTTCGCCGAAGCCGCTGGCGACGCCGCCGACCGGCTCGCGGACATCGACGTTGCGCCCGCCGACCGGTCGTTCGCCGTCGACGCCGTGCTGGCCGGACTCGACGGGACCGTCGAACGACTCGGTGGCTTGCTGGGCTGGACACTCGTCGACCAGAAGGTCAAAGAACAGCTCACCGGCTTCTTCACCGGGCAGGCCGACCCACAGACCGCCAGTACGTACCGGAGCGCCGGGAAGGATGTCGCGGCACTGCGGACCGAGGCAGGCGACCTGCTGGAGACGCGCTGTGCGGACGAGGACGACTGGGGAGCCGCCGAAACGGCGGCGGCCGATGTCGTCGAAGCGGCCTACGAGGAGTACTTCGAGACGCTCGAGGAGTTAGGTGTCAACCCGAAGCCGGTCTGTTGA
- the pheT gene encoding phenylalanine--tRNA ligase subunit beta — translation MPVVDVDPDELRRLTGHDEKDDDELRSDLFDLGLEFEGLTEDDEFQLEFAPDRLDRLSVEGVARSLRYHYGDDRGVYVPSTNSAEWTIEVEDQPAERPYVTGAVVRGLDMGEDALESLIQVQEKLHATMGRKRAKGAIGVHDLTMLKGAPATEGTGKSITYTSVDPDEETFVPLDADREMTPNEVIADHETGQTYGDLVADFDRVPAIYDSIGLFSFPPVINGQRTEVSENSRDLFIEMTGTDQWTIDHMLNIVCYALEARGGTVERVAVEYADDAPGEYVGRTLDRPDFSTRTKTVSHERIESILGVSLDEREVIDYAERAGLDAEETRGDDLAYDVEIPPYRVDVLHPLDVIDDIGRALGFNSLEPTYPDVSTVGGRHDRSRLEDAARDALVGLGFEDLLNFHMTNEAENFERMGLSAPRADERASGDDREQSDDDCLGAAAPVTIQEPYSEDYTILRTWALPSLLMVLENNTHRRYPQDLAEIGLAAHVDDDVNTGAAERRTVAGVLARTDASYEDAKARLQTLAESFDAELETPPTSHPSFISGRAAEVVLDGESVGVLGEIHPKVLVEHDLELPVAAFEFRLDGLE, via the coding sequence ATGCCTGTCGTCGACGTCGACCCCGACGAACTGCGCCGGTTGACCGGCCACGACGAGAAAGACGACGACGAACTCCGCTCGGACCTGTTCGATCTGGGCCTGGAGTTCGAGGGGCTGACCGAGGACGACGAGTTCCAGTTGGAGTTCGCGCCAGATCGGCTCGACCGCCTCTCGGTCGAGGGGGTCGCCCGTTCGCTGCGGTACCACTACGGCGACGACCGCGGGGTGTACGTCCCCTCGACCAACAGCGCCGAGTGGACCATCGAGGTCGAGGACCAGCCGGCGGAGCGACCCTACGTCACCGGTGCCGTCGTCCGCGGGCTGGACATGGGCGAGGACGCCCTGGAGTCACTCATCCAGGTCCAGGAGAAACTCCACGCGACCATGGGCCGCAAACGGGCGAAGGGTGCGATCGGCGTCCACGATCTCACGATGCTCAAAGGCGCGCCCGCCACCGAGGGCACCGGCAAGTCGATCACCTACACAAGCGTCGATCCGGACGAAGAGACGTTCGTCCCGCTCGATGCCGACCGGGAGATGACGCCCAACGAGGTCATCGCCGACCACGAGACCGGCCAGACGTACGGCGATCTCGTGGCCGACTTCGATCGCGTGCCCGCCATCTACGACTCGATCGGCCTGTTCTCGTTCCCGCCGGTGATCAACGGCCAGCGGACGGAGGTCAGCGAGAACTCCCGGGACCTCTTCATCGAGATGACCGGGACCGACCAGTGGACCATCGACCACATGCTGAACATCGTCTGCTACGCCCTGGAGGCCCGCGGCGGGACCGTCGAACGCGTCGCGGTCGAGTACGCCGACGACGCCCCCGGCGAGTACGTCGGTCGCACGCTCGATCGACCGGACTTCTCGACGCGGACGAAGACGGTCTCCCACGAGCGCATCGAGAGCATCCTCGGGGTCTCCCTGGACGAGCGTGAGGTGATCGACTACGCCGAACGGGCCGGACTAGACGCCGAAGAGACCCGCGGCGACGACCTGGCCTACGACGTGGAGATCCCTCCCTACCGGGTCGACGTACTCCACCCGCTGGACGTCATCGACGACATCGGCCGGGCGCTGGGATTCAACAGCCTCGAACCGACCTATCCCGACGTCTCGACGGTCGGCGGCCGCCACGACCGCTCCCGACTGGAGGACGCCGCCCGGGACGCGCTGGTGGGACTTGGCTTCGAGGACCTGCTGAACTTCCATATGACCAACGAGGCCGAGAACTTCGAGCGGATGGGGCTGTCGGCCCCACGGGCCGACGAACGAGCGAGCGGTGACGACCGCGAGCAGTCCGACGACGACTGCCTCGGTGCCGCCGCTCCGGTCACGATCCAGGAACCCTACAGTGAGGATTACACGATCCTCCGAACCTGGGCGCTCCCATCGCTGCTGATGGTCCTAGAGAACAATACCCACCGGCGATATCCCCAGGACCTCGCGGAGATCGGTCTGGCGGCCCACGTCGACGACGACGTGAACACCGGTGCCGCCGAACGCCGGACGGTCGCCGGTGTCCTCGCGCGTACGGACGCCTCCTACGAGGACGCGAAGGCCCGCCTGCAGACACTCGCGGAGTCGTTCGACGCCGAGCTGGAGACGCCCCCGACCAGCCACCCGTCGTTCATCTCCGGTCGGGCCGCCGAAGTCGTCCTCGACGGCGAGTCGGTCGGTGTCCTCGGCGAGATCCACCCGAAGGTGCTCGTCGAACACGATCTGGAACTGCCGGTTGCGGCCTTCGAGTTCCGGCTGGACGGGCTGGAGTAA
- a CDS encoding methyl-accepting chemotaxis protein, which translates to MSDATGSVGAGLLPVERWERTLRDFVKYTPSGDTIPDKTWRGRHRNVLRLLVAHVPVLFLLGTFDGTESVVTGATLPAIPLTNVFVELGVILTLAVLARWSRFGRRIRTGLATMGLVTSSAILVHFSGGYIEAHFHFFVVMAVVAVYEDWLPFVLGIVYVTIQHGYFGMIDPSRVYNHAAAINNPWAWAVIHAVFVLALAGALMTNWYSTERSREEARNRLETAREKTAEVEDLEAKNAEIEQARTEAERATQEAEQRREEVERINEHLERKADAYSAAMAKAADGDLTVRLDSESENEAMAQIAESFNVMLSETEATMKEIQRFAAEVTTASAEAERRTGSVTAASQAVRGSIEEISEGATEQREMLADVSNEMSDLSATVEEVAASAASVTEASQETAEIAEDGERTAQQAIENARESQRAIDSTVDNVERLDERMAEIGEIVELIGDIAEQTNMLALNANIEAARAGTGEGGDGFAVVADEVKQLAEETRQSAQEIEQLIEETQAQTETTVGEAREAKAYMQDSVEVVEEAVETFTRVAENAESTDRGIREISDAADEQANSTEQAVSTVDTVAEISRTTAEEADRASTAVVEQAETVSEVSENVETLSDQAQELQSLLAKFEVGEAAAETSP; encoded by the coding sequence ATGTCTGATGCCACGGGATCGGTCGGGGCGGGCCTTCTCCCGGTCGAACGGTGGGAGCGAACGTTGCGGGACTTCGTGAAGTACACGCCGAGCGGGGACACGATACCCGACAAGACGTGGCGGGGGCGACACCGGAACGTTCTCCGCCTGTTGGTCGCACACGTCCCCGTGCTGTTTCTGTTGGGGACCTTCGACGGGACCGAGTCGGTCGTTACCGGGGCCACACTCCCGGCGATCCCGCTGACGAACGTCTTCGTGGAACTCGGCGTGATCCTGACGCTGGCCGTACTCGCACGGTGGTCCAGGTTCGGACGCCGGATCCGGACGGGGCTGGCGACGATGGGACTGGTGACCTCATCGGCGATTCTCGTCCACTTCTCGGGCGGGTACATCGAGGCGCACTTCCATTTCTTCGTGGTGATGGCCGTCGTGGCGGTCTACGAGGATTGGCTCCCGTTCGTGCTGGGGATCGTCTACGTCACTATCCAGCACGGGTACTTCGGCATGATCGACCCGAGCCGGGTGTACAACCACGCCGCCGCGATCAACAACCCGTGGGCGTGGGCAGTCATCCACGCCGTCTTCGTCCTCGCGCTGGCTGGCGCGCTGATGACGAACTGGTACTCGACCGAACGCTCCCGAGAGGAGGCACGGAACCGCCTCGAAACCGCCCGTGAGAAGACCGCTGAGGTCGAGGACCTTGAAGCCAAGAACGCCGAGATCGAGCAGGCCCGGACCGAGGCCGAGCGGGCGACACAGGAAGCAGAGCAACGCCGGGAGGAGGTCGAACGGATCAACGAACACCTCGAGCGGAAAGCGGACGCCTACAGTGCCGCGATGGCGAAGGCTGCCGACGGCGACCTCACGGTCAGGCTCGACAGCGAGAGCGAGAACGAGGCGATGGCACAGATCGCCGAGTCGTTCAACGTGATGCTGAGCGAGACCGAAGCGACGATGAAAGAGATCCAGCGGTTCGCCGCCGAGGTCACGACCGCCAGTGCGGAGGCCGAGAGGCGGACCGGTTCGGTCACGGCGGCGAGCCAGGCGGTGCGCGGGTCGATCGAGGAGATCTCGGAGGGTGCGACCGAACAGCGCGAGATGCTCGCGGACGTCTCCAACGAGATGAGTGACCTCTCGGCGACCGTCGAGGAGGTCGCCGCCTCCGCCGCGTCGGTCACCGAGGCCTCACAGGAGACCGCCGAGATCGCCGAAGACGGTGAACGGACCGCCCAACAGGCCATCGAGAACGCTCGGGAGAGCCAGCGCGCGATCGATTCGACTGTCGACAACGTCGAACGGCTGGACGAGCGGATGGCCGAGATCGGCGAGATCGTCGAGTTGATCGGTGATATCGCCGAGCAGACGAACATGCTGGCGCTGAACGCCAACATCGAGGCGGCCCGTGCGGGCACCGGTGAGGGCGGCGACGGGTTCGCCGTCGTCGCCGACGAGGTCAAGCAGTTGGCCGAGGAGACCCGTCAGTCGGCCCAGGAGATCGAACAGCTCATCGAGGAGACGCAGGCCCAGACGGAGACGACCGTCGGCGAGGCCCGCGAGGCGAAAGCGTACATGCAGGACTCCGTCGAGGTCGTCGAGGAGGCCGTCGAGACGTTCACCCGTGTCGCCGAGAACGCGGAGTCGACCGACCGCGGAATCAGGGAGATCAGCGATGCGGCCGACGAACAGGCCAACAGCACCGAACAGGCCGTCTCGACGGTCGATACCGTCGCGGAGATCAGCCGGACGACCGCCGAGGAGGCGGACCGCGCGTCGACGGCCGTCGTCGAGCAGGCCGAGACCGTCTCGGAAGTCAGCGAGAACGTCGAGACACTCAGCGACCAGGCACAGGAACTCCAGTCGCTGCTGGCGAAGTTCGAGGTCGGCGAGGCCGCTGCCGAGACGTCCCCGTGA
- a CDS encoding RDD family protein has protein sequence MEADSRTLHIASWTDRFLAWLVDVVIVGAVLGSLGELASAFSVLAGGLAASPLAGLNGVALFLYWTALEGSRGQSAGKMVMSIAVTDERGESIDYGTAAIESFGKAFVLPLDCLIGWLAYDEEGLRLFNRLSSTIVVEQDGTDRPEDVEYVYPGDE, from the coding sequence ATGGAAGCTGACAGTCGTACCCTCCACATCGCGTCCTGGACGGATCGGTTCCTCGCATGGCTCGTCGATGTCGTCATCGTCGGCGCCGTTCTCGGCTCCCTGGGAGAACTCGCCAGCGCGTTCTCGGTGCTGGCCGGGGGCCTGGCCGCGTCGCCGCTGGCCGGCCTGAACGGCGTCGCCCTGTTCCTCTACTGGACGGCACTGGAGGGATCGCGCGGCCAGTCGGCCGGGAAGATGGTGATGAGCATCGCCGTCACGGACGAGCGGGGTGAGTCGATCGACTACGGCACTGCGGCCATCGAAAGCTTCGGGAAGGCGTTCGTCCTCCCGCTCGACTGCCTCATCGGCTGGCTTGCCTACGACGAGGAGGGACTGCGACTGTTCAACAGACTCTCCTCGACAATCGTCGTCGAGCAAGACGGGACGGACCGGCCGGAAGACGTCGAGTACGTCTATCCGGGCGACGAGTGA
- a CDS encoding amphi-Trp domain-containing protein, whose translation MPEEVLFKSEQTQSRSEIATLLRRVADNLDSGESITLRAGAEEVTMDPPANPTFEVKAEREGPAGQPGELSVEFELEWDEDASSDDGGSLEIE comes from the coding sequence ATGCCAGAAGAAGTACTGTTCAAATCCGAGCAGACGCAATCTCGGTCGGAGATCGCCACGCTCCTCCGCCGTGTCGCAGACAACCTCGATTCCGGGGAGAGTATCACTCTTCGGGCGGGCGCCGAAGAGGTGACGATGGACCCCCCAGCGAACCCCACCTTCGAGGTCAAGGCCGAACGCGAGGGACCGGCCGGCCAGCCAGGCGAGTTGAGCGTCGAGTTCGAACTGGAGTGGGACGAAGATGCCAGTAGCGATGACGGTGGGTCGTTAGAGATCGAGTAG
- a CDS encoding nitrite/sulfite reductase: MPSKVENWKDEVYGTEIREHLLEFAEEGWESIPEDEHDAWFERFKWWGLYHQRSGQESYFMMRIGTPNGVIEPGQLEVIGEIARDYATGPADNPEFGSAVCDWTTRQSIQLHWIKLEDIPEIFEKLESVGLSTQQACGDSWRNIVGCPVAGKDKHEHIDAWPVAEDLHETFKGNDDYANLPRKWKVSVTGCDEGCGQGDINDLAFEPAEKDGELGFNIRVGGGLSRKEARLARDIDVWVPPEQAADLAHGMSALFREYGDREDRFNARIKFLMDEWGPQKMRQVLQDEFVDFELETAGEDMRDQYTYNSGGNEGHDDHVGIHEQDDGNYYVGLNVLVGRMGAEDTLELAEIAEEYGSGEVRLTQRQNVIIMDVPEENLDDLKSESLLADYSPNPSPFMRGSIACTGTEYCSLSIVETKNRQVRYARWLKDNVELPADHEDFHIHLSGCTASCAQPQIADVSLRGMKTRKDGEPVEALDIGLGGGLGEDPRFADWVEMRVPADEVPGAIRNLVNNFKDLREGGETFREFVADRDEDTLAELVKPEETDYHDPYMHNTKMTWYPYAEDDDMDASPAPTNGDGEPLPSDD, encoded by the coding sequence ATGCCGAGCAAGGTAGAGAACTGGAAGGACGAAGTCTACGGTACCGAGATCCGCGAACATCTCCTAGAGTTCGCGGAAGAGGGATGGGAATCCATCCCGGAAGACGAACACGACGCCTGGTTCGAGCGCTTCAAATGGTGGGGACTGTACCACCAACGCTCCGGCCAGGAGTCGTATTTCATGATGCGCATCGGGACACCGAACGGCGTCATCGAACCCGGGCAACTGGAAGTCATCGGCGAGATCGCCCGCGACTACGCGACCGGCCCCGCCGACAACCCGGAGTTCGGGTCGGCGGTCTGTGACTGGACGACCCGCCAGTCGATCCAACTCCACTGGATCAAACTGGAGGACATCCCGGAGATCTTCGAGAAGCTCGAATCGGTCGGGCTCTCGACCCAGCAGGCCTGTGGTGACTCCTGGCGGAACATCGTCGGCTGTCCCGTCGCCGGCAAGGACAAACACGAGCACATCGACGCCTGGCCCGTCGCCGAGGACCTCCACGAGACGTTCAAGGGCAACGACGACTACGCCAACCTCCCGCGCAAGTGGAAGGTCTCCGTGACCGGCTGTGACGAGGGTTGTGGGCAGGGCGACATCAACGATCTCGCCTTCGAACCCGCCGAGAAGGACGGCGAACTCGGCTTCAACATCCGTGTCGGCGGCGGCCTCTCCCGGAAGGAGGCCCGCCTCGCGCGAGATATCGACGTCTGGGTGCCACCGGAGCAGGCCGCCGACCTCGCCCACGGCATGTCCGCGCTGTTCCGCGAGTACGGCGACCGCGAGGACCGTTTCAACGCCCGCATCAAGTTCCTCATGGACGAGTGGGGTCCCCAGAAGATGCGCCAGGTGCTCCAGGACGAGTTCGTCGACTTCGAACTGGAGACCGCCGGCGAGGACATGCGGGACCAGTACACCTACAATTCCGGCGGCAACGAGGGCCACGACGACCACGTCGGGATCCACGAGCAGGACGACGGCAACTACTACGTCGGCCTGAACGTCCTGGTCGGCCGGATGGGTGCCGAGGACACGCTGGAACTGGCCGAGATCGCCGAGGAGTACGGCTCCGGCGAGGTCCGGCTGACCCAGCGCCAGAACGTCATCATCATGGACGTCCCCGAGGAGAACCTCGACGACCTCAAAAGCGAGTCCTTGCTGGCGGACTACTCGCCGAACCCCTCGCCGTTCATGCGCGGTTCGATCGCCTGTACCGGCACCGAGTACTGCTCGCTGTCGATCGTCGAGACGAAGAACCGCCAGGTCCGCTACGCACGCTGGCTCAAGGACAACGTCGAACTGCCCGCGGACCACGAGGACTTCCACATCCACCTCTCGGGCTGTACGGCCTCCTGTGCCCAGCCCCAGATCGCCGACGTCTCCCTGCGCGGGATGAAGACCCGCAAGGACGGCGAACCGGTCGAAGCCCTGGATATCGGTCTGGGCGGCGGCCTCGGCGAGGACCCGCGCTTCGCCGACTGGGTGGAGATGCGCGTCCCCGCCGACGAGGTGCCCGGTGCGATCCGGAACCTCGTGAACAACTTCAAGGACCTGCGCGAGGGCGGCGAGACGTTCCGTGAGTTCGTCGCGGACCGCGACGAGGACACTCTCGCCGAACTGGTCAAACCAGAGGAGACCGACTACCACGACCCGTACATGCACAACACGAAGATGACGTGGTACCCCTACGCCGAGGACGACGACATGGACGCTTCGCCCGCGCCGACCAACGGCGATGGCGAGCCACTGCCGTCTGACGACTGA
- a CDS encoding DUF7119 family protein: MPERPDQPSTDRESPVGKPVIRGDPQFTGQHAHEAVEFDPDDPGSLELAADVVGQFAQNTAGAADNVYILRGAAACAALVRGEGSYKAAAERAGNGATVSFIRKWSRVHDLPRSVRVQVAKGKIAPTAAKHIARVSGRARLLLAWAALDHDLTVRQIRTIASTVNEGASVADALAAEGYTLGELTLEIDIDAYCKLRRQAAIDATEPGELVNEAIEAFLDDGP, from the coding sequence ATGCCAGAGCGGCCCGACCAACCATCGACCGACCGGGAATCCCCCGTCGGGAAGCCGGTCATCCGTGGCGACCCACAGTTCACCGGTCAGCACGCCCACGAGGCCGTCGAGTTCGATCCGGACGACCCCGGGAGTCTCGAACTCGCGGCCGACGTCGTCGGGCAGTTCGCACAGAACACCGCTGGTGCCGCCGACAACGTCTACATCCTCCGTGGCGCCGCCGCCTGTGCGGCGCTGGTCCGTGGTGAAGGATCGTACAAAGCGGCTGCCGAGCGCGCGGGCAACGGCGCGACCGTCTCGTTTATCCGGAAGTGGTCGCGGGTCCACGACCTCCCACGGTCGGTCCGCGTCCAGGTCGCGAAAGGGAAGATCGCGCCGACTGCCGCCAAACACATCGCACGGGTCTCCGGAAGAGCCCGTCTCCTCCTGGCCTGGGCCGCACTCGACCACGATCTGACCGTCCGCCAGATCCGGACGATCGCAAGCACCGTCAACGAGGGCGCGTCGGTCGCCGACGCGCTCGCTGCCGAAGGATACACGCTCGGGGAGCTAACGCTGGAAATCGACATCGACGCCTACTGTAAACTCCGCCGACAGGCCGCTATCGATGCGACCGAACCCGGGGAACTCGTCAACGAGGCGATCGAGGCGTTTCTCGACGACGGACCGTAA
- a CDS encoding quinone-dependent dihydroorotate dehydrogenase: protein MRLYDIAKPLLFSLPAETANTGVHRLLEAVDGTPLANALARHYTVTDSRLQVNAFGETFDNPVGVAAGFDKNATIPAVLAALGFGFAEVGGVTADPQTGNARPRMFRLPEDEGIINRMGLNNDGADVIGDRLARTDAPFPVGVNIAKSEHVGTDEAPADYRYTYERVAEGGDFFVVNVSCPNSEGFEELQNRDAMEAILGELQDAGAGPLLVKLSPDLPDPAVEDALDLVTELGLDGVVATNTTTERPASLRSANAVEGGGLSGKPIEGESTRMVRFVAERVDVPVIGVGGVSTADGAYRKIRAGASLVQLYTGLVYRGPSIAREINDGLLELLEEDGFDSVGDAVGADL, encoded by the coding sequence ATGAGACTCTACGATATCGCGAAACCGCTACTGTTCTCGCTGCCCGCCGAGACGGCCAACACGGGCGTCCACCGACTGCTCGAAGCCGTCGACGGGACACCACTGGCGAACGCGCTCGCTCGGCACTACACCGTGACCGACAGTCGACTACAGGTCAACGCCTTCGGCGAGACGTTCGACAACCCAGTCGGCGTCGCCGCGGGGTTCGACAAGAACGCCACGATCCCGGCGGTCCTGGCCGCACTGGGCTTTGGCTTCGCGGAGGTCGGCGGCGTCACCGCCGACCCACAGACCGGGAACGCCCGCCCCAGGATGTTCCGTCTCCCGGAAGACGAGGGGATCATCAACAGGATGGGGCTAAACAACGACGGCGCGGACGTCATCGGCGACCGGCTAGCCCGGACCGACGCACCGTTCCCCGTCGGTGTCAACATCGCCAAGAGCGAACACGTCGGGACGGACGAGGCGCCGGCGGACTACCGCTACACCTACGAACGGGTCGCCGAGGGTGGCGACTTCTTCGTCGTCAACGTCTCCTGTCCCAACTCCGAGGGGTTCGAGGAACTCCAGAACCGCGACGCGATGGAGGCCATCCTCGGTGAACTCCAGGACGCCGGCGCCGGCCCGTTGCTGGTGAAACTCTCGCCGGACCTCCCGGACCCGGCCGTCGAAGACGCGCTGGATCTGGTCACCGAACTCGGACTGGACGGCGTCGTCGCGACCAACACCACGACCGAACGGCCGGCCAGCCTCCGCTCGGCGAACGCTGTCGAAGGGGGCGGACTCTCTGGCAAGCCCATCGAGGGGGAGTCGACCCGCATGGTCCGGTTCGTCGCCGAACGCGTCGACGTGCCGGTGATCGGCGTCGGCGGGGTCTCGACGGCCGACGGCGCCTACCGGAAGATCCGTGCCGGCGCCTCGCTCGTACAGTTGTACACCGGTCTCGTCTACCGCGGCCCGTCGATCGCCCGCGAGATCAACGACGGGCTACTGGAACTGCTTGAGGAAGACGGGTTCGACAGTGTCGGCGACGCGGTCGGGGCCGACCTCTAG